A segment of the Malaclemys terrapin pileata isolate rMalTer1 chromosome 1, rMalTer1.hap1, whole genome shotgun sequence genome:
agggtgatgaagagatcctggctgtcggggaaatcagcgttgtgagtgctgtcgactgcctcgtccacctcttctccttcctcatcttccccgtccgctaacatgtccgaggatccggccgtggacaatatcccatcctcagagtccacggtcactggtggggtagtggtggcggccgcacctaggatggaatgcagtgcctcgtagaaacgggatgtctggggatgggatccggagcgtccgtttgcctctttggtcttctggtagccttgtctcagctccttgattttcatgcggcactgcgttgcatcccggctgtatcctctctctgacatgtctttagagatcttctcgtagatctttgcattccgtttcttggagcgcagctcggaaagcacggactcatcgccccacacagcgatgagatccaagacttcccgatcagtccatgctggggccctctttctattctgagattgcacggccatcactgctggagagctctgcatcattgccagtgctgctgagctcgccacaatgtccagacaggaaatgagattcaaactggccagacaggaaaaggaatacaaattcaaattttcccggggcttttcctgtgtggctgttcagagcatccgagctcgtactgctgtccagagcatcaacagagtggtgcactgtgggatagctcccagagctattagcgtcgatttccatccacacctagcctaattcgacatggccatgtcgaatttagcgctactcccctcgtcggggaggagtacagaagtcgaattaaagagacctctatatcgaactaaataccttcgcggtgtggacgggtgcagggttaattcgatgtaacggcgctaacttcgacataaacgcctagtgtagaccaggcctaaaatagCTAGGAATTAAAAATCTCAAACAACCTAGAAGAGCTTTATGATTTAAATGTCAAACTACTACTTCGGCAAATGAAAAAAGCCTGGAGTGCTTGGGGAAATATGCAATTTCTTGGTTGGGAAAAACAGCCACAGTCAAAATGAATATTCTGCAAAGgctattttttaatttcaaaatcttTCTGTGATTATCCTAGATAAAACCTTAGCAGAAATATAGAGGCTGTTGTTAGAATTTATATGGAATAAGAAAAGACCAAGAGTGAGAGCAGGTACTTTGTACAGCCCCATTAAACACAGTGGAGTAGCTGTTTGAAATATTCTACGGTACTATCAAGCCAGACAGCTCATAGTGGTAGTGGCTTGGGGGGTGCTCTAACCTAGACAAATGCTGGGTCTTTATTGAACAAGAAAATTGCAGCAGTGTAAATATCACTAGGCTACCctagattaatttaaaaaaatcacacctgcCAGAAATTTACACACATCCAATTGTTTGGGTTTGGGATAGAAATAGAGATAAGATCAGTTATTTTCCCTCCCTAATGACACCCAGTGCAAATAATCCAGATCTTAACCCAAATTGTGAACCAGAGAGCTTCAAAGACTGGGAGAGCCATGGAATAGACACGGTTGGCCAGCTATTCAGTAAATAAACTTTTCTAACTTATTTGGAGATCAAAACTAACTTTAACTGGCCAACTCTCCCCTGGTACCTATATTTTCCAGTCAGGCACTATGGTCAGTACCAGGTTTACTATGGCGCCATTACGCCGGGCTCACACTCGGAAGGGCCCATTATGCTTGCCAGGTGTCCTGTTTTCAACCCGAAAGTCCGGTCAGAAAGTggacctggcagtgtccagtcagCACTGGCAGTGTCCAGACTGaacactaaaagtccagttacaGGAGTAACTGCAATCAGCCTCCCCGCCAGGACGGTcggaagagcagctgctgctgcctggaggagctgcagctcagctaaagagagaaaaaatggctCCCAAGGACCCGGCTCTGGCGGAGAGCAGTAGATACTGGCTCTGCGCTGCCCTGAGGAGGATTCTgtgtacacacactcacacacacacacacaccatgggttcccacaaatatgtttggtaccaggcccacaaaaggttcaTCCAGCCCTGACTATGTTTCTCAACTTTCTAGAAAACCTGTTTTATACAGACAGCTAATTTTAATAGACAGCATCTGGTCAATAAGGAAACAAAAAAACTGTAACTAATTTATATTAATGTTTGCAGACAGCTTTCCTAACCAAAAAAGTGTCTATATATGACACCCTCTGGGAAAAGGATGTGGTTATACAAATTGCCCCAGAGGAATGGGGTTTGACCTGGAAAAAGAGGATTAACAACCTCAGTCTGTAGCACAATAGAAAATTTCTTGAAGATACTGTTTCAGTGGTACCTCACACCAGTCAGGTTAAATATATAGACTGAATGGGGATAAATGTTGGAGAAATTGTGGTGAAAGAGGTGAATTGTGCCTATATGGTGGACATGTCCAGTCATTAAAGAGTACTAGGATGCAATCCGTAACCAAGTATCACGAATTGTtggatatttattaccaaatgatCCTTTGGTAATTCTCCTGGGGCTTCCTAGTGGCGATGGTCACATAAAAGTAAATGAAGAAGAATTAATCTCATCTGCTAGTAGAGGTTTGGCTGTTGGTAGCCTCTCATTGGAAAAAGAAAGATAGCCCAACCATTGAGGAATGATTCAAAAAAATATGAGAGGTTGTGGTTATGGAAAAATCAATACACCAATCACATACCCAGCAAAATAGACAGAGGACAGATAGATACTTCGATATTTGGTTACCTTTAATTGAGTACTCAGACAAAGTACATtaacctgcaaaaaaaaaaaaacccagcgtACCTGTCTAATTGTTTTcaatattaacatttgatagcCATATCTGGTCTGTTGAATATGTGTATATAGagatttcactcaatttaataaaatcactagaaatgGTATATGTGTTGTAATGATGCGCATTCTGTAATATGGTAATGCTATATTCctgtataatgtctctttaaacaaaagttcataattgttttgtttctgatatttacatggcaaggatctgtaaacttgttaaaacttTCTAAATAAATAGTAAAACCCAAACACCACAATTCTGTCTCTCTGGACCTAAGTTAAAGGGAACCCATTTGGGTACTGCCctagataaaaaacaaaacaagatgaaCGTATACCACTGTATAGCAAATCATTGCACAGGGGCAGGTTTGCTACTTTCAGCATAATGTGTGGTGGTGAATCCTAAACTCCTGAAAAAGCTGGTATAATAGACTGGTGATGTATTTAAGCACACATAAAGCACAGTCAGTATGACTCTGTATTACTCCTGGTTCTGAAGATTCCAGGCCCTGACAGAATTTGGGCTTTATCCCAGTGCAGACAGTACTGTTGTCATGGCTATAGGGTGAACTGTGCCTTAAACCCATTTTAGTCCCTCCCAAGTGCAGGCCTCAGGTAATTCTGGATGGAACCATGCAGCCCAATCACTCTTAGATAGGATACCCAGGCTGCAGccctctggctcccagctgtATTAATAATAGGTCAAACTTGGTTATGGTACCTGTATGAGTTTCCCTTTGAGAGCTGGTGACACCAGAAGTTTGCAGtgacacagaaacagcattttctaAAGCAAAGCATTACTAATTCATTCCTCAAAGGTACAAAGGCAAGTCTCCTCAGCCCAGTTACCTTCATTGCTGGGAGGGAGACACAAACTGCTCTTACgacctctctccctctgtgtcAGTTTGCCAGGCTGCCAGCTTTGCACTCACACACCCTGGGCAGCTTTTCCCAGTTCACCTAAATCCCCTTCATCTTCCAGGGTCTTTCAGATTTTTAGGATCCCCTTCAATGCCAGCCTTTAAcattgtgtaaggggactgttgggcTCTTACTAAAAACTCAGTGGGAGGGGTCGGAAGTTGATTGGCTAGTTCCTAGTACCAAAAGAAAGAGGCAGAGCCAATGGAAAagcaggaccctgagactgacagtccccagggccaatggggagaagccaatgctccaggtcagcctgattgacagggcaggcatgctaatgagtagggttgccaggtgtccagtttttgaccagaacatcCGGTTGTGACATTCTATGCTTTGGGGGAGCatgctgtaacccccatattcctcattttcatataattgtgTTCTTATGTATAAAGCaagccttgtaaggtatcaggagaaaagttatgatctgctgaaagtaatttctctatccatatatgtatatcgtTAATACATATGAAGTTAAGAGAATTGTgcagtatggttgtcactaaaacgtGCTGAAAGTTGGGGAATCAGctagatattagctccccagaggcaacaacaaggaaagtaaccaatacCCGGGCAGGGTGTCAAAccacccatcaacagccattgtccagcaagggaactacaacgcaatgactcacctgcatgaggccacaccaggggaattgctcaaccttgcttggagagattCAGTacgctcacctgactctgaaggggaggggggcgcaaagccaagagggaggaaaggatatgataaaaggaagagatgtttgccatgctcttcctctctctcttccacctacatctacagccacc
Coding sequences within it:
- the LOC128838083 gene encoding uncharacterized protein LOC128838083, producing the protein MMQSSPAVMAVQSQNRKRAPAWTDREVLDLIAVWGDESVLSELRSKKRNAKIYEKISKDMSERGYSRDATQCRMKIKELRQGYQKTKEANGRSGSHPQTSRFYEALHSILGAAATTTPPVTVDSEDGILSTAGSSDMLADGEDEEGEEVDEAVDSTHNADFPDSQDLFITLTEIPYQPSPAVTPDTESGEGSATPSATVSQPSLASHSQRLARIRHRKKRTREDMFSELMACSRAQAAQQTQWRENLSQMQQANMDREERWRQEDQQATQTLLGLLRD